Proteins from a genomic interval of Nocardioidaceae bacterium:
- a CDS encoding methyltransferase domain-containing protein: MADGPEHPERPGHAGLTPSGRRYAARTAVLWDSLLAAVAARGAGPCHVVDVGGGTGQLAVRLAEQGHRVTVVDPSPDALAALGRRAREAGVDDRVTGRQGDLVDTPDLVAAGDAGPAEVVLCHGVLEIVRDPAAALDTLRATAGDDGLLSLLVAQRHAAVLARAMAGHLQQALSLLDEVGPVRELAEGGRTPQRRFTAEEITTLLTDHGFAVHEVHGVRVFADLVPGALLDAEAGATESLLALERAVAHRPEFHAVATQLHLLARPV, from the coding sequence ATGGCTGACGGCCCAGAGCACCCAGAGCGCCCGGGGCACGCAGGACTCACCCCGTCAGGGCGCCGCTACGCCGCACGCACCGCGGTGCTGTGGGACTCCCTGCTCGCCGCGGTGGCCGCTCGCGGAGCCGGGCCGTGCCACGTCGTCGACGTCGGCGGCGGCACCGGACAGCTGGCGGTGCGGCTCGCCGAGCAGGGGCACCGGGTCACCGTCGTCGACCCCAGCCCGGACGCCCTGGCCGCGTTGGGTCGTCGGGCCCGTGAGGCCGGCGTCGACGACCGGGTCACCGGTCGGCAGGGCGACCTCGTCGACACCCCCGACCTGGTCGCCGCGGGCGACGCCGGTCCCGCCGAGGTGGTGCTGTGCCACGGCGTCCTCGAGATCGTCCGCGACCCTGCTGCCGCCCTGGACACCCTGCGCGCCACCGCCGGCGACGACGGGCTGCTCAGCCTCCTCGTCGCGCAGCGCCACGCCGCCGTGCTGGCGCGGGCGATGGCGGGTCACCTGCAGCAGGCGCTGTCCCTGCTCGACGAGGTGGGTCCGGTGCGAGAGCTCGCCGAGGGCGGGCGTACGCCGCAGCGCCGGTTCACCGCGGAGGAGATCACCACGCTGCTCACCGACCACGGTTTCGCCGTGCATGAGGTGCACGGCGTCCGGGTCTTCGCCGACCTGGTCCCAGGGGCCCTGCTGGACGCCGAGGCCGGAGCGACCGAGTCGCTGCTGGCGCTGGAACGGGCCGTGGCGCACCGCCCGGAGTTCCACGCTGTCGCGACCCAGCTGCACCTGCTCGCCCGACCCGTCTGA
- a CDS encoding DNA polymerase III subunit alpha, whose amino-acid sequence MSDAFVHLHVASGYSLQHGASSPATLVERAVEHGMDTLALTDRDGTYGAVKFAKACLAAGVRPVLGVDLAVARTMPWDAEGRRVRPGGVQTAPAPVRGGAYRDDRLPRVTVLAAGRAGWGALCRLVSATHLTGERGTPVATLATIAEHAADGDLLVMVGPASEVGEAVTRRRADHAEAALSPWLEALPRESVLVEVVSHRLRGDGPGSTTHAARTLSLAHRLEVPSVLTNVVRHADRRDAPTVDVLDAARRLVALDSRHVDRGNAEGFVKSGKEMADVAEDVAIASGLEPRTTAQRLLARTRLVADRCALDPRADLGLGEVHFPEFELAAGPPYTGPGAPPPAWGAPADVALRLRCEAAVGDRYGSVPRQRIWKRLDDELETIRTLGYASYFLTVGDVTDLIRDMGVRCAARGSGAGSLVTYLLGISGVDPLRHGLLMERFLSPLRQALPDIDVDVESARRTEVYEKILARYGGERCVCVSMMDTYRVRHAVRDVGAALGMPPGEVDAIAKAFPHVRARDARTALGELPELRASGLAERRLDLFFDLVERLDGLPRHVAVHPCGVLLSDATLLSRTPVEASYAGFPMSQFDKDDVEDLGLLKLDVLGIRMQSAMAHAVEEVSRVEGERIDLDDESQVPFDDPATFSMISAARTLGCFQIESPGQRELVGKSGIDSFADIVADISLFRPGPVKSDMITPYLEAKQGWRLPSYLHEDLRPILEGTQGVVVFHEQVIEMIATLTGITNAEADEVRRSLGDAEGMAEAERWFIPLALERGYPLPVVERVWSVLRSFASFGFCKAHAAAFALPTYQSAWLKAHWPAHFLAGVLTHDPGMYPKRLILDDARQLGVTVLGLDVDASEQHYRVERLRTGAEVAELDPATHPGEGLPDGRAWGIRIAMSEVKGISEAEVARIVAARPYDSLTDFWQRTQVSRPVVERIVLAGGFDGVYAIGSAAGVGRRAAVTRRDLLLQVAELDRRSRVDARASRGRARGLAGMRARSAPTPASVAAQRAGEAAERCSTEAGIRERAAAQSRATRPVVPVDSVQLALGLGDDPVDRDPDADASSVEGAGQAGSVGLGHGLPEMDAADRVGAELEILGLDASEHLLTSYADFLAALGTTGSQQLLQRRSKAELLVAGVKVATQTPPIRSGRRVIFLTLDDGTGPVDATFFEDAQGPYAATVFHSWLMVVRGELRRTGKRGVSLRATGCWELPALHRLWESEGMDAVLAVMAERPLGFAAGPGEIDPEAVAGAASSRSPRPVMASPSAMGRHDRNGLPPGAGGSPEQRPAAGGMGRRRVLVHSNGFKVSPYADIKPAGESTRSAPRKLWHSSGGSAGA is encoded by the coding sequence GTGAGCGACGCCTTCGTCCACCTCCACGTCGCCTCGGGCTACTCCCTGCAGCACGGCGCCTCCTCGCCCGCCACGCTGGTCGAGCGGGCGGTCGAGCACGGCATGGACACCCTCGCGCTCACCGACCGCGACGGCACCTACGGGGCGGTGAAGTTCGCCAAGGCGTGCCTGGCCGCCGGGGTCCGGCCGGTGCTGGGCGTCGACCTCGCCGTGGCCCGCACGATGCCCTGGGACGCCGAGGGGCGTCGCGTACGCCCCGGCGGCGTGCAGACCGCCCCGGCCCCGGTGCGCGGCGGCGCCTACCGCGACGACCGGCTGCCCCGCGTCACGGTGCTGGCCGCCGGCCGTGCCGGGTGGGGTGCGCTGTGCCGGCTGGTCTCCGCGACCCACCTGACCGGGGAGCGCGGCACCCCCGTCGCGACGCTGGCGACGATCGCCGAGCACGCGGCCGACGGCGACCTGCTGGTGATGGTCGGTCCCGCCTCCGAGGTCGGGGAGGCCGTGACCCGGCGCCGCGCCGACCACGCCGAGGCGGCTCTCTCGCCGTGGCTGGAGGCGCTGCCGCGGGAGTCGGTGCTGGTCGAGGTCGTCTCCCACCGGCTGCGCGGCGACGGGCCGGGGTCGACCACCCACGCCGCCCGCACCCTGTCGCTGGCCCACCGCCTGGAGGTGCCCTCGGTGCTGACCAACGTGGTGCGGCACGCCGACCGCCGCGACGCCCCCACCGTCGACGTGCTCGACGCCGCCCGGCGGCTGGTGGCCCTCGACTCCCGGCACGTCGACCGCGGCAACGCCGAGGGGTTCGTGAAGTCGGGCAAGGAGATGGCCGACGTCGCCGAGGACGTCGCGATCGCGAGCGGGCTGGAGCCGCGGACGACCGCGCAGCGGCTGCTCGCCCGCACCCGGCTGGTCGCCGACCGCTGCGCGCTGGACCCGCGCGCCGACCTCGGGCTGGGTGAGGTGCACTTCCCCGAGTTCGAGCTCGCGGCCGGTCCGCCGTACACCGGCCCGGGCGCTCCGCCGCCGGCCTGGGGCGCTCCCGCCGACGTCGCGCTGCGGCTGCGGTGCGAGGCCGCGGTCGGCGACCGGTACGGCTCGGTGCCCCGGCAGCGCATCTGGAAGCGGCTCGACGACGAGCTGGAGACGATCCGCACGCTGGGGTACGCCTCCTACTTCCTCACCGTCGGCGACGTCACCGACCTGATCCGCGACATGGGGGTGCGGTGCGCCGCGCGCGGGTCGGGTGCCGGGAGCCTGGTCACCTACCTGCTCGGCATCTCCGGTGTGGACCCGCTGCGCCACGGGCTGTTGATGGAGCGCTTCCTCTCCCCGCTGCGCCAGGCGCTGCCCGACATCGACGTCGACGTGGAGTCCGCCCGGCGCACCGAGGTGTACGAGAAGATCCTCGCCCGCTACGGCGGGGAGCGGTGCGTGTGCGTGTCGATGATGGACACCTACCGCGTCCGTCACGCCGTCCGCGACGTCGGCGCCGCGCTGGGCATGCCGCCCGGCGAGGTCGACGCGATCGCCAAGGCGTTCCCGCACGTCCGTGCCCGCGACGCCCGCACCGCGCTGGGGGAGCTGCCCGAGCTGCGTGCCTCCGGTCTGGCCGAGCGTCGCCTCGACCTCTTCTTCGACCTCGTCGAGCGGCTCGACGGGCTGCCCCGCCACGTCGCGGTGCACCCCTGCGGGGTGCTGCTCTCCGACGCCACCCTGTTGTCCCGCACCCCGGTCGAGGCGAGCTACGCGGGGTTCCCGATGAGCCAGTTCGACAAGGACGACGTGGAGGACCTCGGCCTGCTCAAGCTCGACGTGCTCGGCATCCGCATGCAGTCGGCGATGGCGCACGCCGTCGAGGAGGTCTCCCGCGTCGAGGGCGAGCGCATCGACCTCGACGACGAGTCCCAGGTGCCCTTCGACGACCCCGCGACGTTCTCGATGATCTCCGCGGCCCGCACCCTGGGCTGCTTCCAGATCGAGTCGCCGGGCCAGCGCGAGCTGGTCGGCAAGTCCGGCATCGACTCCTTCGCCGACATCGTCGCCGACATCTCGCTGTTCCGTCCCGGCCCGGTGAAGTCGGACATGATCACGCCCTACCTCGAGGCCAAGCAGGGGTGGCGGCTGCCGTCCTACCTGCACGAGGACCTCCGTCCGATCCTCGAGGGCACCCAGGGCGTCGTGGTCTTCCACGAGCAGGTCATCGAGATGATCGCGACCCTGACCGGCATCACCAACGCCGAGGCCGACGAGGTGCGCCGCTCCCTGGGCGACGCCGAGGGCATGGCCGAGGCCGAGCGTTGGTTCATCCCCCTGGCGCTGGAGCGCGGCTACCCCCTGCCCGTGGTGGAGCGCGTCTGGTCGGTGCTGCGGTCCTTCGCCTCCTTCGGGTTCTGCAAGGCTCACGCCGCCGCGTTCGCGCTGCCGACCTACCAGTCGGCGTGGCTCAAGGCGCACTGGCCGGCGCACTTCCTCGCCGGGGTGCTGACCCACGACCCGGGCATGTACCCCAAGCGGCTGATCCTCGACGACGCCCGCCAGCTCGGCGTCACCGTGCTCGGTCTCGACGTCGACGCCAGTGAGCAGCACTACCGCGTCGAGCGGCTGCGCACCGGTGCGGAGGTCGCCGAGCTCGACCCGGCGACCCATCCCGGGGAAGGACTGCCCGACGGCCGCGCCTGGGGCATCCGGATCGCGATGTCGGAGGTCAAGGGCATCTCCGAGGCCGAGGTCGCCCGCATCGTCGCGGCCCGGCCCTACGACTCGCTCACCGACTTCTGGCAGCGGACGCAGGTCTCCCGGCCGGTGGTCGAGCGGATCGTGCTCGCCGGCGGGTTCGACGGCGTGTACGCGATCGGCTCCGCGGCCGGTGTCGGCCGTCGCGCCGCGGTGACCCGACGTGACCTGCTGCTGCAGGTCGCCGAGCTGGACCGTCGGTCCCGTGTCGACGCCCGTGCCTCCCGGGGCAGGGCGCGCGGGCTGGCCGGGATGCGTGCCCGCAGCGCGCCGACGCCTGCCTCCGTCGCAGCGCAGCGGGCGGGCGAGGCCGCCGAGCGGTGCAGCACCGAGGCCGGGATCAGGGAGCGCGCCGCCGCACAGTCCCGTGCGACCCGGCCGGTGGTGCCCGTGGACTCGGTGCAGCTCGCGCTCGGGCTGGGCGACGACCCGGTGGACCGGGACCCCGACGCCGACGCGTCCTCCGTCGAGGGCGCCGGGCAGGCGGGGTCGGTCGGTCTGGGTCACGGCCTGCCCGAGATGGACGCGGCGGACCGGGTCGGCGCCGAGCTCGAGATCCTCGGACTGGACGCCAGCGAGCACCTGCTGACCTCCTACGCCGACTTCCTGGCCGCGCTCGGCACGACCGGCTCCCAGCAGCTGCTGCAGCGCCGCAGCAAGGCGGAGCTGCTGGTCGCCGGGGTCAAGGTCGCCACCCAGACCCCGCCGATCCGGTCGGGTCGCCGCGTCATCTTCCTGACCCTCGACGACGGCACCGGTCCGGTGGACGCGACCTTCTTCGAGGACGCGCAGGGACCGTACGCCGCCACGGTCTTCCACTCCTGGCTGATGGTGGTGCGCGGTGAGCTCCGGCGCACCGGCAAGCGGGGGGTGAGCCTGCGCGCCACCGGCTGCTGGGAGCTGCCCGCCCTGCACCGGCTCTGGGAGTCCGAGGGCATGGACGCCGTGCTCGCGGTGATGGCCGAGCGGCCCCTCGGCTTCGCGGCAGGCCCCGGAGAGATCGACCCCGAGGCGGTCGCAGGGGCCGCCAGCAGCCGCAGTCCCCGCCCGGTGATGGCCTCGCCGTCGGCGATGGGTCGCCACGACCGCAACGGTCTCCCGCCCGGCGCCGGCGGCTCACCCGAGCAGCGGCCCGCCGCCGGCGGGATGGGTCGGCGTCGGGTGCTGGTGCACTCCAACGGTTTCAAGGTCTCCCCGTACGCCGACATCAAGCCGGCCGGTGAGTCCACCAGGTCAGCCCCCCGCAAGCTGTGGCACTCCTCGGGCGGGAGCGCGGGCGCATGA
- a CDS encoding chromosome segregation protein SMC yields the protein MTTPIQTSSQTSAPSGLLRDAHDVLERARLEPGTSARLALCQVAAVRAAGAVLASRARPVAVGTRRRQRSVWEVLARRAPELGEWADYLAVPVDLGAAAAGEASPVRVADDRLRDAERFLAAVERVVARQAGRGRGAP from the coding sequence ATGACGACCCCGATCCAGACCTCGAGCCAGACCTCGGCGCCGTCCGGGCTCCTCCGCGACGCCCACGACGTGCTCGAGCGCGCCCGGCTCGAGCCCGGCACCAGCGCGCGGCTGGCGCTGTGCCAGGTCGCCGCGGTGCGTGCGGCCGGGGCGGTGCTCGCCTCGCGTGCCCGCCCCGTCGCCGTCGGCACCCGTCGCCGGCAGCGCAGCGTCTGGGAGGTGCTCGCGCGTCGGGCGCCCGAGCTGGGTGAGTGGGCCGACTACCTGGCCGTGCCCGTCGACCTCGGCGCGGCCGCGGCCGGGGAGGCGTCGCCGGTGCGGGTGGCCGACGACCGGCTCCGTGACGCCGAGCGGTTCCTCGCCGCGGTGGAGCGGGTCGTGGCACGGCAGGCCGGACGCGGTCGGGGCGCCCCGTGA
- a CDS encoding NAD(P)/FAD-dependent oxidoreductase has product MSRVVVIGGGLAGCASAARLAKLGHEVVLLEQSPRLGGAIGTVVRPGFRWEAGPRTTLLPAVLRDLFRKSGRPLDRELELVPLDPPRRHRAVDGTWFELPTGNRSVQHQALAGTLGERSADAWLAWTASYAETWERLRDAWFEHVWDPDHVDPATRRLLTSRVVLDRATRGAFRDDRLRALALWSFAMDGQSARDVPAWCGLRDYLEQQLGVWTVPWSAGGFGALAGVLAARLEQRGVQVRLGEVVRDVEVVGGRAVGVRTDDEVVAGDHVVLCVDPRSMPATAPLVRRTSPVVPPFVVHLGLEGDVPDVPPQTVLHGDPLLVLTRGHAAGEDEGGDRRAWTVQARGAGTLEDVLRRLDELDLGVREQIVTTVVRSPVDQVRDLRGSAYGVQWQGRATLRHRLVTRTPVPGLLAAGAHAGPGSATPFVGLGAALVAQEIGRA; this is encoded by the coding sequence ATGTCTCGCGTCGTCGTCATCGGGGGCGGGCTGGCAGGGTGCGCCTCCGCCGCGCGGCTGGCGAAGCTGGGTCACGAGGTAGTGCTGCTCGAGCAGTCGCCACGGCTCGGCGGGGCGATCGGCACCGTCGTACGGCCCGGGTTCCGGTGGGAGGCCGGACCGCGGACGACACTGCTGCCCGCGGTGCTGCGCGACCTGTTCCGCAAGTCCGGGCGGCCGTTGGACCGTGAGCTCGAGCTGGTGCCGCTCGATCCGCCACGACGGCACCGAGCCGTCGACGGCACCTGGTTCGAGCTGCCCACCGGCAACCGGTCGGTCCAGCACCAGGCGCTCGCGGGGACGCTCGGGGAGCGGTCGGCCGACGCGTGGCTGGCGTGGACCGCGTCGTACGCCGAGACCTGGGAGCGGCTGCGTGACGCCTGGTTCGAGCACGTCTGGGACCCCGACCACGTCGACCCGGCCACGCGCCGGCTCCTGACCTCCCGGGTCGTGCTCGACCGCGCGACCCGCGGCGCGTTCCGCGACGACCGGTTGCGCGCGTTGGCGCTGTGGTCCTTCGCGATGGACGGCCAGTCCGCCCGCGACGTGCCGGCCTGGTGCGGGCTGCGCGACTACCTCGAGCAGCAGCTGGGCGTGTGGACGGTGCCCTGGTCGGCCGGGGGCTTCGGAGCCCTGGCGGGCGTGCTCGCGGCACGGCTGGAGCAGCGCGGTGTGCAGGTGCGGCTCGGGGAGGTCGTCCGCGACGTCGAGGTGGTGGGCGGGCGGGCGGTCGGCGTACGCACCGACGACGAGGTGGTCGCGGGCGACCACGTGGTGCTGTGCGTGGACCCCCGGTCGATGCCCGCCACGGCGCCCCTGGTCAGACGCACCTCCCCGGTGGTCCCGCCGTTCGTGGTGCACCTCGGCCTCGAGGGCGACGTGCCGGACGTACCGCCCCAGACCGTGCTGCACGGCGACCCGCTGCTGGTCCTCACCCGCGGGCACGCCGCCGGGGAGGACGAGGGCGGCGACCGGCGGGCCTGGACCGTGCAGGCCCGCGGCGCCGGGACGCTCGAGGACGTGCTGCGACGCCTCGACGAGCTCGACCTCGGGGTACGCGAACAGATCGTCACCACCGTCGTGCGGAGTCCGGTGGACCAGGTGCGGGACCTGCGCGGATCGGCGTACGGGGTGCAGTGGCAGGGCCGCGCGACGCTGCGGCACCGGCTGGTCACGCGGACCCCGGTGCCCGGTCTGCTCGCCGCCGGCGCCCATGCCGGTCCGGGGTCGGCGACGCCGTTCGTCGGTCTCGGTGCCGCCCTCGTGGCCCAGGAGATCGGCCGGGCCTGA
- the metF gene encoding methylenetetrahydrofolate reductase [NAD(P)H], with translation MTVLDASDPTRPARRSFSFEFFPPKDEAGEEQLWTAIRELEPLQPTFVSVTYGAGGTTRDRTVGVTARIARETSLTPMAHLTCVGHSVEELRTILGQYADAGVRHVLALRGDPPEGPGAEWVAHPEGLQYATELVELAKEVGDFHVTVAAFPEKHPRSESLARDAEVLAAKARAGADLAITQFFFRARDYVELVDRVRDQGVDIPIIPGIMPVLSLRSVERMAELSGAEIPAEVRARLAPHEDDPKALRAEGIAIATELCEELLAGDVPGLHFITLNRSTATREIWSGLGTLV, from the coding sequence ATGACGGTCCTGGATGCCTCGGATCCCACGCGGCCCGCACGGCGCTCGTTCTCCTTCGAGTTCTTCCCCCCGAAGGACGAGGCGGGCGAGGAGCAGCTGTGGACGGCGATCCGTGAGCTCGAGCCGCTGCAGCCCACCTTCGTCTCCGTCACCTACGGCGCCGGTGGCACGACCCGTGACCGCACCGTGGGCGTGACGGCCCGCATCGCGCGCGAGACCTCGCTGACGCCGATGGCGCACCTGACCTGCGTCGGCCACTCCGTCGAGGAGCTGCGCACGATCCTGGGGCAGTACGCCGACGCCGGCGTACGCCACGTGCTCGCCCTGCGCGGCGACCCGCCGGAAGGCCCCGGTGCGGAGTGGGTGGCTCACCCCGAGGGCCTGCAGTACGCCACGGAGCTGGTCGAGCTGGCCAAGGAGGTCGGCGACTTCCACGTGACCGTGGCCGCGTTCCCCGAGAAGCACCCACGCTCGGAGTCCCTCGCGCGCGACGCCGAGGTGCTGGCCGCCAAGGCCCGGGCCGGCGCCGACCTGGCGATCACGCAGTTCTTCTTCCGAGCCCGCGACTACGTCGAGCTGGTCGACCGCGTCCGCGACCAGGGCGTCGACATCCCGATCATCCCGGGCATCATGCCGGTGCTCAGCCTCCGCTCGGTCGAGCGCATGGCCGAGCTCTCGGGCGCCGAGATCCCCGCCGAGGTGCGGGCGCGGCTCGCGCCCCACGAGGACGACCCGAAGGCGCTGCGCGCGGAAGGCATCGCCATCGCCACCGAGCTGTGCGAGGAGCTGCTCGCCGGCGACGTGCCCGGCCTGCACTTCATCACGCTCAACCGCTCGACGGCGACACGCGAGATCTGGTCCGGACTCGGCACGCTGGTCTGA
- a CDS encoding polyprenyl synthetase family protein, with protein sequence MTSSWDAAAFRDRVAATLTEALDEFAGRLAPLGPDVALLVDEARALLAGGKRLRAAFCWWGYVSVGGSIGGSVHGGVDPADEPGLLRACAALEVLHASALVHDDYMDASATRRGRPATHVAFADRHREAAWRGSPETYGASAAILLGDLLLTWADELLRRCGLPADRGAAALDLFDLTRSEVVAGQFLDVSAQAQGGDHPDPLGAAMRVVRFKSAKYSVERPLHVGAALAGATPDQLEALSAYGLPTGEAFQLRDDLLGVLGDPAVTGKPAGDDLVEGKRTVLVAYAIAQARPEDAAALDAGLGTALSPEQVERLRRVVLDSGAADRVEAMIGDLTRQARAALGSPRIGDAARGVLEELLVATTQRTS encoded by the coding sequence GTGACCTCGAGCTGGGACGCCGCCGCCTTCCGCGACCGCGTCGCTGCGACGCTGACGGAGGCCCTCGACGAGTTCGCCGGGCGCCTGGCCCCGCTGGGCCCTGACGTGGCCCTGCTCGTGGACGAGGCGCGGGCCCTGCTCGCGGGCGGCAAGCGGCTGCGGGCGGCGTTCTGCTGGTGGGGGTACGTCTCCGTCGGCGGCAGCATCGGCGGCAGCGTCCACGGCGGGGTCGACCCGGCCGACGAGCCGGGCCTGCTGCGGGCCTGCGCGGCGCTCGAGGTGCTGCACGCGAGCGCCCTGGTGCACGACGACTACATGGACGCCTCGGCCACGCGGCGCGGTCGCCCCGCCACGCACGTCGCCTTCGCCGACCGCCACCGCGAGGCGGCCTGGCGCGGCAGCCCCGAGACGTACGGCGCGTCCGCTGCGATCCTGCTGGGCGACCTGCTGCTGACCTGGGCCGACGAGCTGCTGCGGCGCTGCGGCCTGCCCGCCGACCGCGGGGCCGCCGCCCTGGACCTCTTCGACCTCACCCGCAGCGAGGTCGTCGCCGGCCAGTTCCTCGACGTCTCGGCCCAGGCACAAGGCGGCGACCACCCCGACCCGCTCGGCGCCGCGATGCGGGTGGTGCGCTTCAAGTCCGCGAAGTACTCCGTCGAGCGGCCCCTGCACGTCGGTGCCGCGCTCGCCGGCGCCACACCGGACCAGCTCGAGGCCCTCAGCGCGTACGGCCTCCCCACCGGCGAGGCGTTCCAGCTGCGCGACGACCTGCTCGGTGTGCTCGGCGACCCGGCCGTGACCGGGAAGCCCGCCGGGGACGACCTCGTCGAGGGCAAGCGCACGGTGCTGGTGGCGTACGCGATCGCGCAGGCCCGACCCGAGGACGCCGCGGCGCTGGACGCGGGGCTGGGCACCGCCCTCTCCCCCGAGCAGGTCGAGCGGCTGCGTCGGGTGGTGCTGGACTCCGGCGCCGCCGACCGCGTCGAGGCGATGATCGGCGACCTCACCCGCCAGGCGCGCGCAGCGCTCGGATCGCCGCGCATCGGCGATGCAGCGCGCGGGGTGCTCGAGGAGCTGCTCGTCGCGACGACCCAGCGCACCAGCTGA